Genomic DNA from Marinobacter sp. MDS2:
GATGATGGCCCTTTCATACACAGCTAGCGCCGACTTAGTGGTTCTTCAGTATCACCACGTTGACGACAGCACGCCACCGGCCACCAGCACATCACGGTCGCTGTTCAAAGCTCAGTTACAGATGATTACCGATTTGGGGCTGGACGTCGTTCCATTGGAAACAGCTACGCGTCAGACGCTCTCGGGTGACGCCCCGGCAACAAATCAAATCGCTATTACGTTTGATGATGCCTATGAATCGGTTTACAGCGTTGCCGCCCCTATCCTGGACAAACAGAAGACGCCCTACACCATCTTCGTAAACACCAATTCGGTGGGCGCTAAGGGCTATATGGGTTGGGCGGAGTTAAAAGAACTGAGCGGCAAAGAATGGGTCACGATTGCCAACCATAGCGCGGATCATGCTCACCTGGCGCGAAAACCCGGTGAACCGGAAGCAGCCTGGCATACTCGAACCAACCGCAGTCTGGACCTTGCTCAAACTGCGTTAGAAAAGCACCTGGGAACCGCTGAGCCCCTATTCGCCTACCCCTACGGGGAATACGACGAAGCACTCGAACAGAAGGTGAATGACAGAGGTTGGCTAGGATTTGGCCAGCAATCGGGTTCCATAGGGCGCTATTCACACAACACACGCCTTCCCCGTTTCCCGATGGCCAATGCCTACGGGCAACTCAGCAGCCTTAAAGACAAACTGCTTAGCAAAGCCTTTCCGATGGATGCCAGCAGCCTGCCGGATGGCGTTATATCCAACAACCCACCGTCATTGACCCTGAAGCTGGAAGCCCCGCTGTCGGCTTCCCGTCTTACCTGTTTTGCATCAGGTCTTGGTCGAATCGATTTCAGCGTCACCGGTGACACGGTCACCGTACAGGCGCCAAAAGCACTGGATGCTCGCCGCTTTCGTTACAACTGCACCCACCCGGCAGGTGACGGTAGCTATTACTGGTTATCACAGCAGTGGCTGAATCTGGACGCGCCTGAAGACTAATCTGCACTCAGGGCTCAAACGTTGCGATCCCAAGCTCACCGGTGTCGGCATGCGCAATGGCTTTTGGCCCTGCATCGGTGGTGATAACAGTCTGCCCTTCCGAATCCCGGGATCGGGTATAGAGCACCAGCCACCGCTCACCCTGGCCGGGTAGAGCGGGCACCCAAGCTTCAAGATACCCCCGGCGGTGCCAGTTCTCAGGGGTGTAGTCCATCACCAAATCCGTAACGACTCTGACGACCCTGAAATCCCGATCAAGAAACGCCAGGCTCGGCACAAAAACGCCGTGGTGATCATAAGCACGTAGCCGCATCACGAACCCGGACTTTGCTGCAGACAATGGCAGGGCAATGAGCTGGTACGGGGATTCACCGGAATTGAAGAGATGGCGGGGAGTGTCGGAATCCATCTGCACGCCAAACTCGCTCCCCTCTACCCAGGTTTGATAATCCTTGTTTGCAAGTTCCGCACAGCAATACTCAACAAAATCGTCAAACTCACTGGCCGGCTGTTGCTCGATGCCTAATACCGCGAAAGCGTTCGGGTCGTAACCTTCGACGGGGTCGATTTCGCCAACAGATTGCGATGGCAGGTGGACAGAGGCAGGGGTCAGATTAACCGGGCTGGCGTGCCCCTTTTGCCGGCCATTGAAATCGGGCGTGTAATAGCTGACCCGCACATTGCCTTGGGCATCAAGCCAGGTGAAATAGGGCTGCCTCTGGCCATCACGAACAAAACCTTTGTCCGCCAGCGCATCACCATCGGGATAATTTTCGGCGGTGTAATCGGCGTCATTTGGAGGCGTATTGGCCAAAAACGGATCTTGGGTTTGGTCACCCCCGGTGTCGTTGTCTTGAGCTCTCTCTACAGACGCATCCGATTCAGGAATTCGGGTATAACGAACCCGGCCCTGCTCGTCCACCCAGGTAAAATAACCTTCGCGTTCCGCCACGCTTGAGCTGCCGCCGCCCAACTGGCAGCCCGCCATAAGAGTGGCAGTAAGACACAAAATCGATAAGCCTTTAACGGGGGCCAGTTTCATTGGCAAACTCCGCAGCCAAATCAGAACTTGGTTCTGAAACTTAATCCGGCCATAACTACCCGCAACGAGGTTTTGATATCCAGGCCAGCGTAAGGGTTGTAAATAATGTTGGTGATATTGTCACAGTTTACGTTACAACTGGAATCCGCCGGAATCGTTTCTATCGACTGCAGATAAGACAAGTTCATGTCGATTTCGGTGTCTTTATCCCAGCGATACCCCATGCCGATGCTGTATAGGTTCGCACCACCGAAGGGAGCCATAATTGAGCGTTGGTCATCCGGAATCACAGAATCCCGAATTTCCACGCCTGCTCGCAGATCCAATCGAGACGATGCATGGAATTCCATCCCGAATGCCCAGTTCCATTGACTTTTAAAGCCAAGTGGTAGCTTCAACGTGTTGGGTGTCGCGTTGTCAGGCGATAGAATTCTCGCCGCATTCAGAAATTCAAGATCCCGGTCGAACCGTAAATTAAAAGCATCCCACTGGGCGAAGTCGGTCCAGCCAATATCAGCATTCAAGGTTAACTTGGGATGAACATCCACGCTGATCCCGGTTTGAAAATGCTGCGGATACACAAGGTCCATCGACACGTTACCGGCCTCGCGAGGCGCACCGGACGGCAGGCTTAGGATGGCGGAGGTGATCGCCCCCAGGACCGAACCATTCAAGCCTTGCCAGAACCCCGCCCAGTCATCGGTGTACTGAATCTCGAACTGGCCTTTCAGATTCATATCTGCTTCGGACGTGTAGCTTGCGCCCCAACGGAACCAGTCGGTGGGCTCCCACATGACGCCAAGAGCATAGGTCGGCGAAATGCTTTCCTGCATGTTCAGGCTCAAGGCACCAATATCATCAAACGGCCCTATATTACCGCCACACAGCGCCAGCCATGGCTGCAGCGGTTCGTCGCCGCTTTCGCAATTGAAGGCGTCCTGAAGCACTTCGGCCACACCCAACAACATGTTTGGGGCACGCATATACTGATCAGCGGCTAAACCAAAGTGGGACAGGTGAATACCAGCACCTACAGACCACTCGTCATTAATTTCGTAACCCACAGTTGGCGATAAATAGGTGGTGCGTTGAAGCGCCGTTGCTTGTGGCTGGTATCGTCCGGGATCGTCTTTGTCCCGGTAAAAACCCGCGGCCATCGGCATAAAGAACGCGTTAGCAAACGTCAGCTTCGACCCCGGTGAGTTGATACTGATCCCGGCTGATGGCGCAACCGCAGGCCCCGGCGGCAGTCGAAGAACGCCGTACCCCGGTACGTAAAGGGCCACATTATTGGTGTGACTGTGGCTGTTGGCGACTGGGTCGCGCTGCTTTCCAGTTAAAGGATCGGTTTCCAACCCTTTAATACCGAAAATCTCGTACTGTTCATCAGCAATGAAATCCGCATCAATATCCAGGTAGATGCTGAGGATATTCACTTCCAGCTGGCGGTCGTCCAATTTCGTCAGACCGGCCGGGTTGTAGTGAATCGACATGATCCCCGGAGGATCCGCCGTCACGGCGTTGCCAAGTGCCAGCGCCTTCGGATGGATCGTCAGGTTCTGCGTCATCTGCGCCTGCGCACCACACGAAAGACCAGCCGCTATCAGCGTCGCCAGAACATGCTGTTTGTAGCTAGGTTGTCCCATGAAATTCATCCCCTTCCCTTTGAATATCTACAGCATCAATCACTCTTTGAGGCCGGAGAAATTAATGGGCAGGGATACACCCAGGGAGAAGTCCGGAGCGTCTTCGGTCAAGCCAATACCCAGGCTGGTGTTCACGATCGTCATGTCGCTGACTCGGGTACCGAGCGACATACTGAGGAACCCGGTCATCTGGTCTTGTGCTGCGGCTTGATCGCCGTTCGAGAAAGTCAGAATCGTTTCATCGCTGTAGCTGACCTGGGCCGACACACTCAAGGAAATGTCATAGGACAACGAATAGGCAAAACCGGCCGACCCGGAAAGCCCGAAGCCGGGTTCAACTTCAACCAGCAGACGGCCACCCCGGACTTGCTCCAAATCATCAGCAGTGATGTTGTAAGTCGCACTCAGAGAGCCGAACACAACCACCGGGTCCAACACCTTGGACATACTCAGGCCACCGCCAACCGAGTAATAACCGCTGCCCGTAGACAACTGTTCCTTGATGTCAATTTCGTAGGGGCTGACGCCGGTTTTGGTGCTTAATGTGCCAAAAAAGGTGGTCGACATTTTTCCTGGCACATACGCAAACGGTTGCCAGCGGCCGGTGAAGGAAATGTCCCCCATGTCGTATACGTTCAATTCGTCTTCCGTGTCGTACTTGACCACCAGCGGAAGCCGGGCTCCAACCGTCAAATTGTCCAAGAGCCCATAGTCGTAGGAAAACGAATTAGTGAAACTGTGTGTGGCCGAGGGCACCACATCCAGATTACGCACAGACCCGTTGGTAATCGCGAGATCCAGACGCTGATCGCCGGTATACGAGTAATCAAAGGAGTAGTTCAGGGAATGGGTACCCTTCTTCTGCAACGAGTAATTTTTCTCCGCCGCCTGGAACACCTCCTCCAACTGACGGCTGGAATCCTCATCACCGTCCTGACGCGACAGCGCTTCCCGTGCCTGATCCACACTTCCGTCTTGTGCCAGCGCCATACCCGGAAGCAGACCCGCCGTGGAAACAAGGAAAAAGCCTCGCACTAACCAACGATTCATCCTGACTCCCTACTCTTATTGATTTTATTCCTGTCCCGGGGGTTAACCCGAAAATTAGTTACGACGGTAGTGAAGTTGTTTGCGTGTGTTCTCCACACTGCCGTCGGGATTATTTTTTTGACGTTCCAACAGGTTCTGCAGCCGACGCTCCGTGGCCTCATGAAATGCCGGAATTTCATGCTGCGCGAGCAGCGTCATGGTCTGGTCATCCACGAACCGGAGGTCTTCCTCTTTCAGCTCCAGGTTGTCCAGTGGCTTGTCACTTCCCGGGAAAACGATGAACAACACGTTGTCGTCCCACTTTTCTTCGAACTGAGCCAAGGTAAACGAGATGTTGCCCACGGCCGGGTCCGCGAGATATACCCGGCCATCGCGAATGGTTCGAAGAACAACAAAGTGTTTGAAGCCTGCGTGCTGGATGGGAACGATGGCAGGGTGATCAAGTTCCATCAGGTCATCGATGCCGGCGCGAAAACCACCTGACGGGTAACCAAGCGCGGTCACCAGTTTTTTCATATCCAGCATGGAGAATGCGCGGCGCTCGACAATGCGCTCGCTTTCGCCGTAGTGAAGCAGCCCTTCCATCACCTGGCGCTCTGACAGTGTTCGCCCCAGATAATTGTTCAATACGGTGGTGAGCGCTGCGCTGCCGCAACTGTAGTCGTAGGCTTGCCGCACTATGTTTCGGAAGGTTTGTTCCACCAATGGTTCAACGCGAACATCGGTGCGATGCTCAACGGGGCTGGCGTCCACTTTGTGCTCGAGCACAATGGTACCCCGATCAAACGGTTCTACTTCGGTAGCTTCCTGCACCATTGCGAACGTCATGATAGACCCGGCCAACACCAGCAGCATTATGGAAAGTCCCTGTTTTTATTAGATATGCAACTTAGTGGTTACATCATGTAACGGTACGATACCGAAATCGGAAAAGGCTTAAAGATAACTGTGCCTCAAATCTATCGCTGCAGCGCAGGCCAGCCCGGGGGGAGTGAGAACTGGTTCAAGAGCCGTTGATTCAATTCGATTCCATTGTCGACTAAGAGCTAAACGACTCACGCACGAAGGTAAGGGATAATACGTACTGTCATACCAGCGTCATCAGACGCCGGCGACGATAAGAAAAACATCCTCTAAAGAAGATACCTTACAAAATGGAGTTGTACTTGATGAACACGGATCTACTCAAAAAAGCCTCTAGCCTTAACGAAACACTGATCAACCAGTTTGGCAAAGCCGCCGAAATGCAAATGGAAGCTCTACGCCGTTATACAGACGTTGCCATGGATCAGGCACAACAAGCAGCCGAAGTACGTAATCTGGATGACTTGAAAACATTGACCGCCCACCAAGCGGAAACGCTCAAATCACTGAACGACCAACTCACCAACGACTGGAAAGCCTGGCAGAATTATTTCAGTGAGACCCGCGAGCGCGTTCAGCGCGTTTTCGAGACAGAAACAAGCGAGCCGTCAACCGAAACAAAAACATCCGCAAAGACATCTAGCGGCAACAAAACCGCGGCCTGATTCCGTCTAATACAGTTGAATGCCGGAATGGTGTTGTTCATTCCGGCTGTTTTTATCAAGCGAAAGGAGGCTCCAATGCTTGGTATGGATTTTTTCGGTAAGACGGCAAGCCAGTTTTTAAAATCATTCGATCCGCGAATTCGTGACAGCCAGCAGCAACTAGAAACGTTACTGGGTGACGCTGGATTGCTGGACTACGCCAAACTATCTACCCTGTCCGAAATGTCAGATGCGTATCGCGCAATGGCTGAGGACATTCTGCTCCACCCTCTTCGACTCGCCAGTGCCGAGATGGATCTTGCGAAAAAACATCTTGGACTTGCCCGTTATACGTTCAGTCGTGTCCGAGGCAAACAGGAAGATCCTGTCATCGAACCCGACCCGGACGATCGACGCTTTCTGGCCGAGGACTGGCACAAACATCTGCCCTTCGATGTGATACAACAAGCCTACCTGATCAATTCAAAAGCCTTTCTGGACTGGGTAGAGAACATTGAAGGACTGCCGGCGCCCAGCCGGGATCAACTGATGTTTTATGCCCGACAACTAACCAGCGCCCTCTCTCCGGCAAACTACCCGATCAGCAACCCCGAAGTGTTGCGTATTACGTGGGAACGGAAAGGCATGAATCTGGTCGATGGTGCCCGCAATCTGCTAGAGGACATCCGTCAAAATCCGGCATTGTTCAACGTGGGGATGACCGATCGCACGGCGTTCGAGATAGGCAAAAACCTGGCAGCAACGCCGGGAAAAGTAGTCTATCAAAATGAACTCATGCAGCTGATTCAGTACACCCCAAGCACAGAAACCGTTGCAAAGCGCCCGATCCTCATCGTTCCGCCATGGATCAACAAATTCTATATTCTCGATATGTCCGAGCAGAATTCTTTTATTCGCTGGCTCGTCGGTCAAGGGCAAACCGTGTTTGTTATTTCGTGGCGAAACCCGGGGCCGGAGCATAAAAACCTGGGATGGGACGACTATGTAGAATCAGGCCCGTTAGCTGCCGTTGAGGCAGTAAAGCAGGCCACCGGCGAGGACAAACTGAACGCGATCGGCTACTGCATCGGAGGCACGCTCCTGGGCACCACCATGGCTGTTCTGGCGAAAAAGAAGCTCAAACCGATTGTCAGCACCACCTACCTGACAACTCTGATGGACTTCTCCGATCCGGGCGGCATAGGTGTGTTCATCAGCGACCACTCCCTGCGCGGTATCGAGCGTGCCATGGAGAAGAAAGGCTACCTTGACGGCCGGGCCATCGCTTTCACCTTCAACTTGCTGCGCGAGAATGACCTGTTCTGGTCTTACTGGACCAACAACTACCTGAAGGGCATAAAGCCGAAAGCGTTCGACTTGCTGTATTGGAACCAGGATGGCACCAATCTGCCCTACCGCATGCACAGCTACTACCTGCGTGAAATGTATCTGCACAACCGCCTGGTCGAACCTGACGCAATGACCATTTGCGGTGAAAAAATCAATCTCGGCGAAATCAAGGTTCCCTCGTTCTTCCTGTCGGCACGCCAGGACCATATCGCCAAATGGAAAGGCACCTACGAAGGTGCGAAAGTCTACGGAGGCGATGTCCGTTTTGTGGTTTCAGGCTCCGGCCATATCGCAGGGGTTATCAATCCGCCCTACAAAGAGAAGTACGGCTACTGGACCAATAACGCTCTGCCGGATAACCCCGATGACTGGTTTGACACCGCCGAAGCTCACAAAGGCTCGTGGTGGCCACACTGGCGCGAGTGGGTTAAGAAATACGAAGGTACTCAGGTGCCCGCCCGTATACCCGGAGACGGGGAATTAAAGACCATCGAAGACGCTCCCGGTAGCTACGTCAAAGTCAAAGCAGGAGATGTGGTCTAACCGAGAATCTCGGCGACTCGTTCCTGCAGCCGCGGCAGCACCTCGTCCTCAAACCAGGGATTCCTTC
This window encodes:
- a CDS encoding MalM family protein, whose product is MKLAPVKGLSILCLTATLMAGCQLGGGSSSVAEREGYFTWVDEQGRVRYTRIPESDASVERAQDNDTGGDQTQDPFLANTPPNDADYTAENYPDGDALADKGFVRDGQRQPYFTWLDAQGNVRVSYYTPDFNGRQKGHASPVNLTPASVHLPSQSVGEIDPVEGYDPNAFAVLGIEQQPASEFDDFVEYCCAELANKDYQTWVEGSEFGVQMDSDTPRHLFNSGESPYQLIALPLSAAKSGFVMRLRAYDHHGVFVPSLAFLDRDFRVVRVVTDLVMDYTPENWHRRGYLEAWVPALPGQGERWLVLYTRSRDSEGQTVITTDAGPKAIAHADTGELGIATFEP
- a CDS encoding polysaccharide deacetylase family protein; its protein translation is MINFRKLIFLPALSLMMALSYTASADLVVLQYHHVDDSTPPATSTSRSLFKAQLQMITDLGLDVVPLETATRQTLSGDAPATNQIAITFDDAYESVYSVAAPILDKQKTPYTIFVNTNSVGAKGYMGWAELKELSGKEWVTIANHSADHAHLARKPGEPEAAWHTRTNRSLDLAQTALEKHLGTAEPLFAYPYGEYDEALEQKVNDRGWLGFGQQSGSIGRYSHNTRLPRFPMANAYGQLSSLKDKLLSKAFPMDASSLPDGVISNNPPSLTLKLEAPLSASRLTCFASGLGRIDFSVTGDTVTVQAPKALDARRFRYNCTHPAGDGSYYWLSQQWLNLDAPED
- a CDS encoding transporter gives rise to the protein MNRWLVRGFFLVSTAGLLPGMALAQDGSVDQAREALSRQDGDEDSSRQLEEVFQAAEKNYSLQKKGTHSLNYSFDYSYTGDQRLDLAITNGSVRNLDVVPSATHSFTNSFSYDYGLLDNLTVGARLPLVVKYDTEDELNVYDMGDISFTGRWQPFAYVPGKMSTTFFGTLSTKTGVSPYEIDIKEQLSTGSGYYSVGGGLSMSKVLDPVVVFGSLSATYNITADDLEQVRGGRLLVEVEPGFGLSGSAGFAYSLSYDISLSVSAQVSYSDETILTFSNGDQAAAQDQMTGFLSMSLGTRVSDMTIVNTSLGIGLTEDAPDFSLGVSLPINFSGLKE
- a CDS encoding OmpP1/FadL family transporter gives rise to the protein MGQPSYKQHVLATLIAAGLSCGAQAQMTQNLTIHPKALALGNAVTADPPGIMSIHYNPAGLTKLDDRQLEVNILSIYLDIDADFIADEQYEIFGIKGLETDPLTGKQRDPVANSHSHTNNVALYVPGYGVLRLPPGPAVAPSAGISINSPGSKLTFANAFFMPMAAGFYRDKDDPGRYQPQATALQRTTYLSPTVGYEINDEWSVGAGIHLSHFGLAADQYMRAPNMLLGVAEVLQDAFNCESGDEPLQPWLALCGGNIGPFDDIGALSLNMQESISPTYALGVMWEPTDWFRWGASYTSEADMNLKGQFEIQYTDDWAGFWQGLNGSVLGAITSAILSLPSGAPREAGNVSMDLVYPQHFQTGISVDVHPKLTLNADIGWTDFAQWDAFNLRFDRDLEFLNAARILSPDNATPNTLKLPLGFKSQWNWAFGMEFHASSRLDLRAGVEIRDSVIPDDQRSIMAPFGGANLYSIGMGYRWDKDTEIDMNLSYLQSIETIPADSSCNVNCDNITNIIYNPYAGLDIKTSLRVVMAGLSFRTKF
- a CDS encoding C39 family peptidase, which encodes MLLVLAGSIMTFAMVQEATEVEPFDRGTIVLEHKVDASPVEHRTDVRVEPLVEQTFRNIVRQAYDYSCGSAALTTVLNNYLGRTLSERQVMEGLLHYGESERIVERRAFSMLDMKKLVTALGYPSGGFRAGIDDLMELDHPAIVPIQHAGFKHFVVLRTIRDGRVYLADPAVGNISFTLAQFEEKWDDNVLFIVFPGSDKPLDNLELKEEDLRFVDDQTMTLLAQHEIPAFHEATERRLQNLLERQKNNPDGSVENTRKQLHYRRN
- a CDS encoding alpha/beta hydrolase; the protein is MLGMDFFGKTASQFLKSFDPRIRDSQQQLETLLGDAGLLDYAKLSTLSEMSDAYRAMAEDILLHPLRLASAEMDLAKKHLGLARYTFSRVRGKQEDPVIEPDPDDRRFLAEDWHKHLPFDVIQQAYLINSKAFLDWVENIEGLPAPSRDQLMFYARQLTSALSPANYPISNPEVLRITWERKGMNLVDGARNLLEDIRQNPALFNVGMTDRTAFEIGKNLAATPGKVVYQNELMQLIQYTPSTETVAKRPILIVPPWINKFYILDMSEQNSFIRWLVGQGQTVFVISWRNPGPEHKNLGWDDYVESGPLAAVEAVKQATGEDKLNAIGYCIGGTLLGTTMAVLAKKKLKPIVSTTYLTTLMDFSDPGGIGVFISDHSLRGIERAMEKKGYLDGRAIAFTFNLLRENDLFWSYWTNNYLKGIKPKAFDLLYWNQDGTNLPYRMHSYYLREMYLHNRLVEPDAMTICGEKINLGEIKVPSFFLSARQDHIAKWKGTYEGAKVYGGDVRFVVSGSGHIAGVINPPYKEKYGYWTNNALPDNPDDWFDTAEAHKGSWWPHWREWVKKYEGTQVPARIPGDGELKTIEDAPGSYVKVKAGDVV
- a CDS encoding phasin family protein codes for the protein MNTDLLKKASSLNETLINQFGKAAEMQMEALRRYTDVAMDQAQQAAEVRNLDDLKTLTAHQAETLKSLNDQLTNDWKAWQNYFSETRERVQRVFETETSEPSTETKTSAKTSSGNKTAA